A single window of Coffea eugenioides isolate CCC68of chromosome 7, Ceug_1.0, whole genome shotgun sequence DNA harbors:
- the LOC113777590 gene encoding metal transporter Nramp5-like isoform X2, whose translation MLAEIAVIAADIPEVIGTAFALNILFRIPIWSGVLLAGLNTLVLLGLQRYGIRLLEGVISILLLVLGGCFFSVMVHARPSVKEIAMGLVVPRLSGGSATRDAVALLGALIMPHNLFLHSALVISRKITRSPDGIRSASRCFLLESSLALLFAFLINVAVIAVSGSVCSYPNISSESKKQCKNITLDSAAFLLKDALGKWSSKLYAISLLASGQSSTVTGTYAGQYIMQGFLDLRMKLWLRNLLTRCIAIAPSLVVCSVGGSAGAGRLIIIASMILSFELPFALIPLLKFTGSAAKMGLHKNSIVVSLCTWLLGLCSIAINIYFLSTSLLGWITNKKMPKAASILSGLLIFPLITLYIALLAYLILKPETASQGSTDFDTDSNHHDEAEVEPRAEFNHTQRTGEIEIDSITCS comes from the exons ATGCTTGCTGAGATTGCTGTGATAGCTGCTGATATCCCAGAAG TAATTGGCACAGCTTTTGCACTCAACATTCTCTTCCGGATACCAATATGGTCAGGGGTGTTGCTAGCAGGTCTAAACACTCTTGTTTTGCTTGGTTTGCAGCGCTATGGC ATAAGGTTGCTTGAAGGCGTAATCAGCATACTATTGTTGGTCTTGGGTGGTTGCTTCTTCTCTGTGATGGTGCATGCTAGGCCTAGTGTTAAGGAGATTGCTATGGGGTTGGTTGTTCCCAGATTGAGCGGTGGAAGTGCCACAAGAGATGCTGTTGCTCTTTTAGGAGCCTTGATCATGCC gcacaatctttttcttcattcGGCTTTAGTCATCTCCAGAAAGATAACCCGTTCCCCAGATGGTATCAGG AGCGCAAGCAGATGCTTCTTGCTCGAAAGCAGTTTAGCTCTCTTATTTGCATTCCTGATAAATGTTGCAGTTATAGCTGTTAGTGGTAGCGTTTGCTCATATCCAAATATCTCCtcagagagcaagaaacaatgcAAAAACATCACTCTTGACTCCGCTGCTTTTCTGCTTAAG GACGCTTTAGGCAAGTGGAGCTCAAAGCTCTATGCTATCTCTTTGCTTGCTTCGGGTCAGAGTTCAACTGTTACAGGAACCTATGCAGGCCAGTATATCATGCAG GGTTTTTTAGATTTGAGAATGAAGCTGTGGCTGCGAAATTTGCTAACAAGATGCATTGCCATAGCTCCAAGCTTGGTGGTCTGCAGTGTAGGCGGATCTGCAGGAGCTGGCAGGCTAATCATCATTGCTTCT ATGATCTTGTCCTTTGAGCTCCCATTTGCACTAATTCCCCTGCTCAAGTTCACAGGCAGTGCGGCAAAAATGGGGCTCCATAAGAATTCTATTGTG GTATCTCTGTGCACTTGGCTCTTGGGACTTTGCTCAATTGCGATCAACATATATTTCTTGAGTACAAGTCTGCTGGGATGGATTACAAACAAGAAGATGCCCAAGGCTGCAAGCATTCTTTCAGGACTTCTAATCTTTCCGCTAATTACACTATACATTGCACTGTTGGCATACTTGATATTGAAGCCAGAAACCGCTTCCCAAGGTTCCACGGATTTTGATACAGATTCAAACCACCACGATGAAGCAGAAGTCGAGCCAAGAGCAGAATTCAACCATACCCAGAGAACTGGCGAGATTGAAATCGATAGCATTACTTGCAGTTAG
- the LOC113777591 gene encoding probable glycosyltransferase At5g03795, which produces MSAAKPTQTPPTAAICTLQGSLLTLAIVTLLSFTCLSIKSLNSPSISSSTPPSTTLFAPQVRVVDKDGINQAERVEGEDEVSSDVFHSPEVFRLNYAEMERKFKVYIYLDGDPKTYYQTPRKLTGKYASEGYFFQNIRESRFITDDPDKADLFFIPISCHKMRGLATSYENMTVIVKEYVESLIAKYPYWNRTLGADHFFVVCQDVGVRATEGLPFLVKNSIRVACSPSYDVGFIPHKDVALPQVLQPFALPRGGNDVENRTILGYWAGSRNSKIRVILAREWMNDTELYVKDSRISRATGELVYQKKFYRSKFCICPGGSQVNSARIADSIHYGCIPVILSDYYDLPFNDILDWKKFSVILKQKDVYQLKQILKSITQTEFVSLHNNLVKIQKHFQWNTPPVKYDAFHMVMYELWLRHYLIKY; this is translated from the exons ATGTCGGCGGCAAAACCCACACAAACCCCGCCGACAGCTGCCATCTGCACTCTTCAGGGGTCCCTCCTAACTCTAGCCATTGTCACTCTTCTCTCATTCACTTGTCTCTCTATCAAATCCCTCAATTCCCCTTCTATCTCATCATCTACACCACCTTCCACCACTCTTTTCGCCCCTCAG GTGCGTGTTGTAGATAAAGATGGAATCAATCAAGCAGAGAGGGTAGAGGGGGAAGATGAAGTGTCGTCCGATGTATTTCATTCGCCAGAGGTATTTCGGTTGAATTATGCGGAAATGGAAAGGAAGTTTAAGGTGTACATTTACCTGGATGGTGATCCCAAAACTTATTATCAGACGCCGAGGAAGCTGACCGGGAAGTATGCAAGTGAGGGCTACTTTTTTCAGAATATTAGGGAGAGTAGATTCATTACCGATGATCCGGATAAGGCTGACTTGTTTTTCATCCCAATCTCTTGTCATAAGATGAGAGGACTG GCTACGTCATATGAAAACATGACCGTGATTGTGAAGGAGTATGTTGAGAGTTTAATAGCCAAGTACCCTTATTGGAATAGGACCCTGGGTGCAGATCACTTCTTTGTAGTTTGTCAAGATGTTGGAGTCAGGGCAACAGAAGGACTTCCTTTTCTTGTGAAGAACTCAATACGGGTTGCATGCTCCCCAAGCTATGATGTTGGGTTTATTCCACACAAAGATGTTGCTCTTCCCCAAGTGCTGCAGCCTTTTGCCCTTCCACGGGGAGGAAATGATGTTGAAAACAG GACCATACTTGGTTACTGGGCTGGTAGTAGGAACTCTAAAATCAGGGTTATTTTGGCACGTGAATGGATGAATGACACAGAACTTTATGTCAAAGACAGCAGAATAAGCAGGGCTACTGGAGAACTGGTGtatcaaaagaaattttacaGGTCTAAATTCTGCATCTGCCCTGGTGGCTCCCAGGTCAATAGTGCTCGCATAGCAGATTCCATACATTATGGGTGTATTCCTG TGATACTTTCTGACTATTATGACTTGCCATTCAATGACATCCTTGACTGGAAGAAATTTTCAGTCATTCTCAAGCAGAAAGATGTTTATCAGCTGAAGCAAATCCTCAAAAGCATAACTCAAACAGAATTTGTTTCTTTGCACAATAATCTAGTCAAG ATTCAGAAGCATTTTCAGTGGAATACACCTCCTGTCAAATACGATGCTTTTCATATGGTCATGTATGAACTCTGGTTGCGGCACTATTTGATCAAGTACTAA
- the LOC113778386 gene encoding uncharacterized protein LOC113778386 isoform X2: MQCMKLLWFSSIPSQLYKPLDSEPDNPLKFNPKVQLLRSSKPCNAAKTDENENGQNSVKTLPLPSHVKSITSTSNPFVKHCLKLRQSSSYRHSHGSVILVGSTPIRELHRFQNKIEDGLAAIECLLVLDNTNVPEYLNNQSIRHVNVSSLVMKKLSGLQSTDSIDMVALIRIPSTFQSIGSYLKEEDCHKWFPSPYRILVLDGVQDPGNLGTLLRSAMAFRWDGVFLLSDCCDPFNDKALRASRGASFQLPIVSGGWTHLDALRRVFHMKIVAGHPAKGNGLSETSKQECELVSIPMAGEFESLNVSVAGGIFLYMLQPRKI; encoded by the exons ATGCAGTGCATGAAGCTTCTCTGGTTCTCATCTATTCCTTCACAGCTGTATAAACCACTAGATTCTGAGCCCGATAACCCATTGAAATTTAACCCCAAAGTTCAACTTCTGCGTAGCTCAAAACCCTGTAATGCCGCAAAAactgatgaaaatgaaaatggccAGAATTCAGTAAAGACTCTACCTTTACCTTCCCATGTGAAATCCATCACAAGCACATCAAACCCATTTGTGAAGCATTGTTTAAAGCTTCGCCAGAGCTCTTCTTATCGCCACTCTCATGGCTCAGTTATTCTGGTGGGCTCTACTCCTATAAG GGAGCTACACagatttcaaaacaaaattgaagatgGACTTGCTGCAATAGAATGCTTACTTGTGCTTGATAACACTAATGTTCCTGAATACTTAAATAATCAGTCAATTCGACATGTCAATGTTAGTTCACTGgtgatgaagaaactttctgGGCTGCAATCAACTGATTCCATTGACATGGTTGCGCTAATAAGAATTCCCTCAACATTTCAAAGCATTGGTAGTTATCTGAAAGAAGAAGATTGTCATAAATGGTTCCCATCTCCTTATCGGATATTAGTCCTAGATGGAGTTCAG GACCCTGGTAATCTTGGCACGCTTCTTAGGTCAGCTATGGCCTTTAGATGG GATGGTGTGTTCTTACTTTCTGACTGTTGTGACCCATTCAATGATAAAGCCCTACGAGCAAGTCGAGGAGCCTCCTTTCAGCTTCCTATAGTTTCTGGTGGTTGGACACATTTAGATGCTCTAAGAAGAGTTTTTCACATGAAGATTGTGGCTGGCCATCCTGCAAAAG GAAATGGTCTTTCTgaaacaagtaaacaagaatgCGAGCTTGTAAGCATTCCAATGGCAGGGGAGTTTGAGTCTCTCAATGTTTCAGTAGCTGGTGGGATATTCCTCTACATGTTACAGCCCAGGAAGATTTAA
- the LOC113778386 gene encoding uncharacterized protein LOC113778386 isoform X1, with protein MQCMKLLWFSSIPSQLYKPLDSEPDNPLKFNPKVQLLRSSKPCNAAKTDENENGQNSVKTLPLPSHVKSITSTSNPFVKHCLKLRQSSSYRHSHGSVILVGSTPIRELHRFQNKIEDGLAAIECLLVLDNTNVPEYLNNQSIRHVNVSSLVMKKLSGLQSTDSIDMVALIRIPSTFQSIGSYLKEEDCHKWFPSPYRILVLDGVQDPGNLGTLLRSAMAFRWDGVFLLSDCCDPFNDKALRASRGASFQLPIVSGGWTHLDALRRVFHMKIVAGHPAKGAEAKPVSCLSQDYANSLVEAPLCLVLGSEGNGLSETSKQECELVSIPMAGEFESLNVSVAGGIFLYMLQPRKI; from the exons ATGCAGTGCATGAAGCTTCTCTGGTTCTCATCTATTCCTTCACAGCTGTATAAACCACTAGATTCTGAGCCCGATAACCCATTGAAATTTAACCCCAAAGTTCAACTTCTGCGTAGCTCAAAACCCTGTAATGCCGCAAAAactgatgaaaatgaaaatggccAGAATTCAGTAAAGACTCTACCTTTACCTTCCCATGTGAAATCCATCACAAGCACATCAAACCCATTTGTGAAGCATTGTTTAAAGCTTCGCCAGAGCTCTTCTTATCGCCACTCTCATGGCTCAGTTATTCTGGTGGGCTCTACTCCTATAAG GGAGCTACACagatttcaaaacaaaattgaagatgGACTTGCTGCAATAGAATGCTTACTTGTGCTTGATAACACTAATGTTCCTGAATACTTAAATAATCAGTCAATTCGACATGTCAATGTTAGTTCACTGgtgatgaagaaactttctgGGCTGCAATCAACTGATTCCATTGACATGGTTGCGCTAATAAGAATTCCCTCAACATTTCAAAGCATTGGTAGTTATCTGAAAGAAGAAGATTGTCATAAATGGTTCCCATCTCCTTATCGGATATTAGTCCTAGATGGAGTTCAG GACCCTGGTAATCTTGGCACGCTTCTTAGGTCAGCTATGGCCTTTAGATGG GATGGTGTGTTCTTACTTTCTGACTGTTGTGACCCATTCAATGATAAAGCCCTACGAGCAAGTCGAGGAGCCTCCTTTCAGCTTCCTATAGTTTCTGGTGGTTGGACACATTTAGATGCTCTAAGAAGAGTTTTTCACATGAAGATTGTGGCTGGCCATCCTGCAAAAGGTGCGGAAGCAAAACCAGTTTCTTGCCTTTCTCAAGACTATGCAAACTCTTTAGTTGAAGCTCCTTTATGCCTCGTTTTGGGCAGTGAAGGAAATGGTCTTTCTgaaacaagtaaacaagaatgCGAGCTTGTAAGCATTCCAATGGCAGGGGAGTTTGAGTCTCTCAATGTTTCAGTAGCTGGTGGGATATTCCTCTACATGTTACAGCCCAGGAAGATTTAA